From the genome of Marixanthomonas ophiurae, one region includes:
- a CDS encoding UvrD-helicase domain-containing protein, whose product MGNVTKPKLVIAGPGAGKTHGMVDEIIHALKSLERHRYMIVVTYTNSATKNIKKRLGKRIAIPPNLFIGTIHSFLNRFIVIPYSSLHNEDVNGEKLFIQCGTDDVLKRMFDNNGETPDYKAKNRIKSKLTKSLHKSGYITYDQTLNLGEKAILNKRIKEMLANRIQYLYVDEFQDTGNKMFSIIESLRKEKRTVIYCVGDPEQYIQSFDSSVKNFQNIPILKASRMNQYETRLNKTNRRSVNTIVTFLNNFSKRVYEDNTFEQQCHNEILGTPVKFISATQNITVMLPEFFARCENENISHKERGIIAKKNDVVNKAVAALNGNVLAPDKSAKVSAVSEIKDTLLSSLGTNQNAFCEEQGLTPFDLRIMAVQIIRAIRAEVITNENTFAAFVKDEFDLTIENNIPFKLDNLRQIIVSNTDAEAIMVSNIHRFKGLELDAILAVAKNEAELNLWLETNTATRDAHSDRGTSDYPRLGYVAFSRARKVLCIACLEPISDNTKEKLNNLGVELDSPTLKFPSLI is encoded by the coding sequence ATGGGAAATGTAACTAAGCCAAAACTTGTTATCGCTGGTCCTGGGGCTGGAAAAACCCACGGAATGGTAGACGAAATAATTCACGCCCTAAAATCCTTGGAACGTCATCGTTATATGATAGTTGTTACCTATACCAATTCAGCAACAAAAAACATAAAAAAACGGCTCGGCAAGAGAATAGCCATACCACCTAATTTATTTATTGGCACCATTCATTCCTTTTTGAATAGATTTATAGTGATTCCGTATTCGAGTTTACATAATGAAGATGTAAATGGGGAAAAACTATTTATTCAATGCGGGACTGATGATGTTTTAAAAAGGATGTTTGACAACAACGGTGAAACACCTGACTATAAAGCTAAAAATCGTATTAAAAGCAAATTGACCAAATCCTTACACAAAAGTGGGTACATTACTTATGACCAGACTCTTAACTTAGGCGAAAAAGCTATCTTGAACAAGAGAATAAAGGAAATGTTGGCTAACAGAATACAGTATTTGTATGTGGACGAATTTCAAGATACTGGAAATAAAATGTTCTCAATAATAGAATCTCTTAGAAAGGAAAAAAGGACCGTAATTTATTGCGTTGGCGACCCAGAACAATATATCCAAAGCTTTGACTCTTCCGTTAAGAACTTTCAAAACATTCCGATTCTCAAAGCTTCAAGAATGAACCAATATGAGACCCGATTAAATAAGACTAATCGACGCTCAGTAAACACGATTGTGACATTCTTGAATAATTTTAGCAAACGTGTTTATGAGGACAATACATTTGAACAACAATGTCATAACGAGATACTTGGTACACCTGTAAAATTTATAAGTGCGACCCAAAATATTACGGTAATGCTTCCAGAATTCTTTGCTCGATGTGAAAACGAAAACATTTCGCATAAAGAGCGAGGTATAATAGCCAAAAAGAATGATGTCGTAAATAAGGCCGTCGCCGCTTTGAATGGAAATGTTCTTGCCCCAGATAAATCTGCTAAGGTTTCAGCAGTTTCAGAAATCAAAGACACATTACTATCCTCTTTGGGAACTAACCAAAATGCCTTTTGTGAAGAACAAGGTTTAACGCCATTTGATTTAAGGATAATGGCGGTTCAAATAATAAGAGCCATTCGTGCGGAAGTTATAACAAACGAAAACACTTTTGCTGCTTTCGTTAAAGATGAGTTTGACCTTACTATCGAAAACAATATACCTTTTAAATTGGATAACCTCAGGCAAATCATCGTTTCTAACACCGATGCAGAAGCTATAATGGTTTCAAACATTCATAGATTTAAAGGTCTTGAATTAGATGCTATACTCGCTGTTGCTAAAAATGAAGCAGAACTTAATCTTTGGTTAGAAACTAATACTGCAACCAGAGATGCACATTCGGACAGAGGCACAAGTGACTATCCAAGATTGGGCTATGTAGCTTTCAGTAGGGCGAGAAAAGTGCTATGTATCGCTTGTTTAGAACCAATCTCAGATAACACAAAAGAAAAACTTAATAATTTAGGGGTTGAATTAGATTCCCCAACTCTTAAGTTTCCCAGTTTAATTTAA
- a CDS encoding type IV secretory system conjugative DNA transfer family protein produces MEIDNLITILSIIGVANMVFYAMFRVSKYALFLNFIMLSFLVIYLTEVNELVSILLYLVCPLMLINIGLYVFLHKIETVQNGDRKYQVYFATNKGNFKLDNIKRGASIIGSAGSGKTESVVYGFLKHFRKESFCGIIHDYKDFELTEMAYPLFKDSDIPFKVISFDKIIHRVNPVAPRYLENEESVNEVSRVLIENLLEQREGGTTGTTKFFNDAAEGLIGGLIWKLKTDYPKYCTLPHLIAIYQMLDTDSLIQFLETNTTSRAMADAFISGKDSDRQTAGVKSTLANALKRISTQRIFMALSADEVPLNINSEENPAIISVVNNPKYETSYSPVIATIIHTITKQMSVRNSKPSFLLMEEAPTIRLLNMHRIPATLRSYDIATIYVMQDKIQNDMMYGDKASKAILSNLSYQFFGKVNDPDTAKYYERFFEIIKDPTKSISRGHNLDFDTRITTGEKEIPKIRADVFFRLKQGEFITYADGKDKKVQFKLSRIQRQLPEESKQFSQADLVANFERVYDEAKSIFQN; encoded by the coding sequence ATGGAAATAGACAATCTCATAACGATACTCTCAATTATTGGTGTGGCCAATATGGTTTTTTATGCGATGTTTCGAGTGAGCAAGTATGCGCTTTTCTTGAATTTCATAATGCTTTCGTTCTTGGTAATCTATTTAACCGAAGTGAACGAATTAGTATCGATATTGCTATATCTGGTATGCCCTCTAATGTTAATTAATATAGGGTTGTATGTCTTTCTGCATAAAATCGAAACCGTACAGAATGGCGACAGAAAATACCAAGTCTATTTTGCCACTAACAAAGGAAATTTCAAATTGGATAATATCAAAAGGGGCGCATCCATCATTGGTTCTGCGGGAAGTGGAAAGACCGAAAGTGTGGTGTATGGCTTTTTAAAACATTTCCGGAAAGAAAGCTTTTGCGGAATCATTCACGACTACAAGGATTTTGAATTAACCGAAATGGCATATCCACTTTTTAAGGATAGCGATATTCCTTTTAAGGTTATTTCCTTTGATAAAATTATCCATAGGGTAAATCCTGTTGCGCCACGCTACTTAGAGAACGAGGAAAGCGTAAACGAGGTGTCGAGGGTGTTGATTGAAAACCTTTTGGAACAACGGGAAGGTGGAACTACAGGAACAACAAAATTCTTTAACGATGCCGCTGAAGGCTTGATAGGTGGATTGATTTGGAAACTGAAAACCGACTATCCCAAATACTGTACGCTTCCACATTTGATAGCCATCTATCAAATGCTCGATACGGATAGCCTTATCCAGTTTTTGGAAACAAATACCACATCGAGAGCGATGGCAGATGCTTTTATTAGTGGTAAGGATTCGGATAGGCAGACCGCTGGTGTAAAAAGTACTTTGGCGAATGCGCTGAAACGTATTAGTACACAGCGTATTTTTATGGCATTGTCCGCAGACGAAGTGCCATTGAATATTAATAGCGAGGAAAACCCTGCAATAATTTCGGTAGTAAACAACCCTAAATATGAAACATCCTATTCGCCAGTAATTGCCACAATCATTCACACCATTACTAAACAAATGAGTGTAAGAAATTCCAAACCGTCATTCCTGTTGATGGAAGAAGCACCAACGATTCGCCTATTGAATATGCACCGAATTCCGGCAACACTTAGAAGTTATGATATTGCCACCATTTACGTAATGCAGGATAAGATACAGAACGATATGATGTATGGCGACAAGGCAAGCAAAGCAATATTGAGCAACTTGTCTTACCAGTTTTTCGGTAAGGTAAATGACCCAGATACTGCTAAATATTACGAACGCTTTTTTGAAATCATCAAAGACCCAACCAAAAGCATCAGCCGAGGCCATAATCTCGATTTTGATACGCGAATCACAACGGGCGAAAAAGAAATCCCGAAAATTAGAGCAGACGTTTTCTTTCGATTAAAACAGGGCGAATTTATAACCTATGCTGATGGTAAGGATAAGAAAGTGCAGTTTAAATTGTCAAGAATTCAGCGGCAGCTTCCTGAAGAATCCAAGCAATTTTCTCAGGCGGATTTAGTGGCTAATTTTGAGCGGGTTTATGATGAGGCGAAGTCGATTTTTCAGAATTAA
- the mobB gene encoding MobB family relaxase — protein MYITITPQKLGTNYSQSSADFVGYLEKENQGLEQHEMEHFFNQYGDEISAEEVVKEIDGNTAKLKKKEPKFYSITVSPSKYELQKLQNNSQDLKTYTRQLMKDYVASFNREINGRPITIDDIKYYAKIEHQRTFKGTDFQIKENQSFATKILQLKTEIRNIQEGRAEGNIKRMKKEIAKLELQAPHQQNGKRIVQGMKKDGNQSHIHIIVSRKDASNSVSLSPGSKHKASEVEMHGKKVKRGFDRDAFFTKAEKTFDKTFDYKRNFAETYKARKDFVKNPNLYFAALMKLPANEKALAFKMITKSGLPIVPSIPVNQAQIALRIFKRLRRGAEVAIKSSSIGI, from the coding sequence ATGTACATCACAATCACACCTCAAAAGTTGGGTACTAATTATTCACAAAGTTCAGCAGATTTTGTTGGCTATTTGGAAAAGGAAAATCAAGGTTTGGAACAGCACGAAATGGAACATTTTTTCAATCAATATGGCGATGAGATTTCCGCTGAAGAAGTGGTCAAAGAAATTGATGGAAACACCGCAAAATTAAAAAAGAAAGAACCCAAGTTTTATTCTATCACGGTCAGTCCTTCAAAGTATGAATTGCAAAAACTTCAGAACAACAGTCAAGATTTAAAAACCTACACTCGTCAATTGATGAAAGATTATGTTGCCAGTTTCAATCGGGAAATAAACGGGCGACCTATAACCATCGATGATATAAAATACTATGCGAAAATTGAACACCAAAGAACATTCAAGGGAACAGATTTTCAGATTAAAGAAAACCAATCTTTTGCTACAAAAATTCTTCAGCTGAAAACCGAAATCAGAAACATTCAAGAAGGACGAGCTGAAGGGAATATTAAAAGGATGAAAAAAGAAATCGCCAAACTGGAACTGCAAGCGCCACATCAACAAAACGGAAAACGGATTGTCCAGGGAATGAAAAAGGATGGAAACCAAAGTCATATTCATATAATCGTGAGCCGAAAGGATGCTTCCAATTCGGTCAGTCTTTCCCCAGGAAGTAAACACAAAGCTTCCGAAGTTGAAATGCACGGCAAAAAGGTAAAGCGTGGTTTTGATAGAGATGCCTTTTTCACGAAAGCGGAAAAAACGTTCGACAAAACTTTTGACTACAAACGCAACTTTGCTGAGACCTACAAAGCAAGAAAGGATTTTGTAAAGAATCCCAATCTCTATTTCGCTGCCTTGATGAAACTGCCAGCAAATGAAAAGGCGTTGGCGTTTAAAATGATTACCAAATCAGGATTACCGATAGTGCCAAGTATTCCAGTTAATCAAGCACAAATTGCACTTCGAATTTTCAAACGGTTAAGACGTGGCGCAGAAGTGGCCATCAAATCAAGTTCAATTGGAATTTAG
- a CDS encoding BfmA/BtgA family mobilization protein, which yields MNSFTGIRFKKETAKRFQTFSRKYFKSHTEAMATMLDFFFYNEISPKEKLGPTGRTIEAKLLKRINAVIAIMRDVEKTQTKPTVAMIQSLFEMEEPAKKPLIVEKKYAEEKKDVRFREKKNQSNQL from the coding sequence ATGAACTCATTTACTGGAATTAGATTTAAAAAGGAAACCGCAAAACGCTTCCAAACTTTCTCACGCAAGTACTTCAAATCACACACCGAAGCAATGGCTACGATGCTCGATTTTTTCTTCTACAATGAAATTTCGCCAAAGGAAAAATTAGGTCCAACTGGACGAACCATCGAAGCTAAATTGCTTAAAAGAATCAATGCGGTTATTGCCATTATGCGGGATGTCGAAAAGACACAGACTAAACCTACGGTGGCGATGATTCAATCCCTTTTTGAAATGGAAGAACCTGCAAAAAAACCTTTGATTGTAGAAAAGAAATATGCTGAAGAAAAGAAGGATGTCCGCTTTCGCGAAAAGAAAAACCAAAGCAATCAACTGTAG